The proteins below come from a single Ruegeria sp. SCSIO 43209 genomic window:
- a CDS encoding FAD-dependent oxidoreductase — MSKNSVIVVGGGIVGVMTALTLQRRGEAVTLIDRWEPGHSRASSTDYNRVIRAISGRDEFYTRWARESRLRWLELQAESGQNLMYECGALILATGGHCDWENATAETFDRVGVPYYKFGRQDIESRFPQFRVPDIEYALFEPEAGMLMAHRCVLTGLELFRRAGGIVQRGRVTTDGSECPMLDGKPLEADLIIVSTGPWMADMFPRTIKPISTVVGVNVLYTSTPDGSEEFDMSRMPCWIDHGQGSFGLPSSEGSGVKAAVVIPDKIDLDNDERLIRQETLGRTRSYIRHRLPGLEGERVVDSKFNQIILTPDTHFIVDWHPEHENVLFAGGCSGHLFKHAPVFAEFAAGVGMKDFGTADRFKITGRRKLSPKESPSGR; from the coding sequence ATGTCCAAGAACTCGGTCATCGTTGTCGGAGGCGGCATCGTCGGCGTCATGACGGCGCTTACACTGCAACGACGTGGTGAGGCAGTGACTTTGATAGATCGCTGGGAACCGGGACATTCCCGTGCATCTTCAACGGATTACAACCGTGTCATCCGTGCGATTTCCGGGCGGGACGAGTTCTATACACGTTGGGCCCGCGAAAGCCGCTTGCGCTGGCTGGAACTGCAAGCCGAGAGCGGCCAGAACCTGATGTATGAATGCGGTGCGCTGATTCTTGCAACAGGCGGTCATTGCGACTGGGAGAACGCCACAGCCGAAACCTTCGACCGCGTTGGTGTGCCCTACTACAAGTTCGGGCGGCAGGACATCGAATCGCGATTTCCGCAGTTTCGCGTTCCTGACATCGAATACGCCCTGTTCGAACCCGAAGCCGGAATGCTGATGGCGCATCGCTGCGTCCTGACCGGGCTTGAGCTGTTTCGTCGAGCGGGCGGGATCGTACAGCGCGGTCGCGTGACCACCGATGGATCAGAGTGCCCAATGCTGGATGGAAAGCCGCTTGAGGCTGATCTTATCATTGTCTCAACCGGCCCCTGGATGGCGGACATGTTCCCCAGGACGATCAAGCCGATATCGACGGTGGTTGGTGTGAATGTCCTCTATACCTCAACGCCAGATGGGTCCGAGGAGTTCGATATGAGCCGGATGCCCTGCTGGATCGATCATGGTCAGGGCTCATTCGGGCTACCCTCATCCGAAGGTTCAGGCGTGAAAGCCGCGGTCGTCATCCCGGACAAGATCGATCTGGACAATGACGAAAGGCTAATCCGACAGGAAACGCTAGGACGCACTCGCAGCTACATCCGTCATCGTCTTCCGGGCCTTGAAGGTGAGCGGGTAGTGGATTCCAAATTCAACCAGATCATCCTGACACCTGACACGCACTTTATTGTCGACTGGCACCCCGAGCATGAAAACGTGCTGTTCGCCGGAGGCTGCTCGGGACATCTGTTCAAACACGCGCCGGTTTTTGCAGAGTTTGCGGCAGGTGTTGGAATGAAGGATTTCGGAACGGCTGATCGTTTCAAGATCACTGGTCGAAGAAAACTGAGCCCAAAAGAAAGTCCAAGCGGGCGTTAA
- the glyA gene encoding serine hydroxymethyltransferase, which translates to MTLVQRDWVPAASETLIQDIATKAASTSSGDLLVRIEHLADENRRIHEKECFNLNPATNVMNPRAEALLSSGIGSRPSLGYPGDKYEMGLEAIEEIEVIAAELCADVFDAQFAEVRVPSGAIANLYGFMATCKPGDAIIAPPASIGGHVTHHLAGCAGLFGLRTIEAPVNADGYTVDLDRLRALAKTECPKLITIGGSLNLFEHPVAEVRAIADEIGAKVMFDAAHQCGIIAGRAWCNPLKEGAHFMTMSTYKSLGGPAGGLIVSNDAEIAKALDAIAFPGMTANFDAAKTAALAVTMLDWKEFGSAYADEMIAMSKALAAALDAQGVPVFAGGEGFTNSHQFAVLAAPYGGGQTASKLLRKSGFLACGIGLPVEPVEGDMNGLRIGTPELVRWGMTAGDAERLAELIRRGLSGESVLTEVSGWRAEFDRLHFVI; encoded by the coding sequence ATGACACTTGTACAAAGAGACTGGGTGCCTGCCGCAAGCGAAACCCTGATTCAGGATATCGCGACAAAGGCCGCCTCGACGTCGTCTGGCGATCTACTGGTCCGGATCGAGCATCTGGCGGACGAAAACCGGCGCATTCACGAAAAAGAGTGCTTCAATCTCAACCCGGCGACAAATGTCATGAACCCGAGGGCCGAGGCGCTATTGTCTTCGGGCATTGGATCCAGACCATCGCTGGGATACCCCGGTGACAAATATGAAATGGGACTGGAGGCGATCGAAGAGATCGAAGTTATCGCCGCAGAACTATGTGCCGATGTCTTTGATGCGCAGTTCGCCGAGGTTCGCGTGCCTTCGGGCGCAATTGCCAACCTCTATGGTTTTATGGCGACCTGCAAACCCGGTGATGCGATAATCGCTCCGCCAGCATCGATTGGTGGCCATGTGACTCATCATTTGGCGGGGTGTGCGGGGCTGTTTGGTCTGCGCACTATTGAGGCCCCCGTCAATGCGGATGGGTATACCGTTGATTTGGACCGGTTGAGGGCATTGGCGAAGACCGAATGCCCCAAGCTAATCACGATAGGCGGCAGTCTGAACCTGTTTGAGCATCCTGTGGCCGAGGTGCGTGCCATAGCAGATGAAATTGGCGCAAAGGTCATGTTCGACGCCGCCCATCAGTGCGGCATCATCGCAGGGCGTGCGTGGTGCAACCCGCTGAAGGAGGGTGCGCATTTCATGACCATGAGTACCTACAAAAGCCTGGGCGGACCGGCCGGGGGTCTGATTGTGTCGAACGATGCAGAAATCGCCAAGGCGCTGGATGCAATTGCTTTCCCCGGTATGACAGCCAACTTTGATGCCGCAAAAACGGCTGCACTTGCCGTCACCATGCTGGATTGGAAAGAGTTCGGCTCAGCCTATGCAGATGAGATGATTGCGATGTCCAAAGCACTTGCTGCCGCGTTGGATGCGCAAGGTGTTCCGGTCTTCGCGGGTGGAGAGGGTTTCACCAATTCTCATCAATTCGCGGTACTGGCAGCGCCGTATGGTGGCGGTCAGACTGCCTCCAAACTGCTTCGTAAATCCGGGTTTCTGGCATGTGGCATCGGATTGCCAGTTGAGCCGGTGGAAGGCGACATGAATGGCCTACGGATCGGCACGCCCGAGCTGGTCCGGTGGGGTATGACAGCAGGAGATGCAGAGCGTCTGGCGGAACTGATCCGACGTGGCTTGAGCGGTGAATCCGTTCTAACCGAGGTATCTGGATGGCGCGCTGAGTTCGACAGGCTGCATTTCGTGATTTGA
- a CDS encoding FMN-binding glutamate synthase family protein: MAHDLSKPYEYPFDVASEEEIRFRDAGAIDGRPAGVPSSYDEGGSTRWTPEAISEVHALAQLGRYQVRGYNTFNKQLPTFDDLTFVPATMTRLPLEGYRENCDTTTVLGGGRGLVERPLELKIPIYIASMSFGALSASAKASLGYGASKVGTMTCTGEGGMLEEEREASQRLLYQMSPARYGVDLDHLRRADALELVVGQGAKPGTGGLLLGMKVSPRVSQMRTLPEGVDQRSTIRHPDFLGADDLAVKIEELRIATNYQVPIFIKMGATRPRFDVAVAAKAGADVVVVDGAEGGTGASPELLLNHTGIPTMSAIRAAREALDECGMTGKVSLVAAGGIRSGVDAAKCLALGADAVMIGNAAMVALGCNSPRYLEDYAALGTSPGACHHCHTGRCPVGIATQDESLEARMNPNAGAERIARYLTAMTMEITALAKACGKSSVHNLETEDLRALSFQASAFTGVKMAGIDRAFDW; encoded by the coding sequence ATGGCTCATGATCTGAGTAAACCTTACGAATATCCGTTCGACGTTGCCTCGGAAGAGGAAATCAGGTTCCGCGATGCGGGAGCGATCGACGGCCGCCCGGCTGGCGTTCCTTCGTCGTATGACGAAGGAGGATCGACCCGCTGGACACCCGAGGCGATCTCGGAAGTTCACGCGCTGGCGCAGCTTGGGCGCTATCAGGTACGTGGATACAACACGTTCAACAAGCAATTGCCGACTTTTGATGATCTGACATTCGTTCCTGCAACGATGACCCGCCTGCCTCTAGAAGGCTATCGCGAGAATTGCGATACGACGACCGTTCTGGGTGGAGGGCGCGGCCTTGTGGAGCGCCCGCTTGAATTGAAGATCCCGATCTACATCGCTTCAATGTCCTTTGGTGCTTTGTCGGCATCGGCCAAGGCATCGCTGGGTTATGGGGCCTCGAAAGTAGGAACCATGACTTGCACGGGTGAGGGTGGCATGCTGGAAGAGGAGCGCGAAGCCTCCCAACGCCTGCTCTATCAGATGTCACCCGCGCGGTATGGTGTGGATCTGGATCATCTGCGCCGCGCGGATGCCTTGGAACTTGTCGTGGGGCAGGGTGCGAAACCCGGAACCGGGGGTCTGTTGCTGGGTATGAAGGTCAGCCCGCGCGTCAGCCAGATGCGAACTTTGCCCGAAGGCGTGGATCAGCGATCTACGATCCGCCATCCAGATTTTCTCGGCGCTGATGATTTGGCAGTGAAGATTGAAGAATTGCGCATCGCCACCAACTATCAGGTGCCGATCTTCATCAAGATGGGTGCGACACGTCCCCGGTTTGACGTGGCAGTTGCCGCCAAAGCGGGTGCTGATGTTGTAGTAGTTGATGGTGCCGAAGGTGGTACCGGCGCGTCTCCGGAGCTATTGCTAAACCATACCGGAATCCCAACGATGAGCGCTATTCGTGCCGCGCGTGAAGCATTGGACGAATGCGGCATGACCGGCAAAGTCTCTCTGGTCGCTGCCGGTGGCATTCGGTCCGGTGTGGACGCCGCGAAGTGTCTGGCCCTCGGTGCTGACGCTGTGATGATCGGCAACGCGGCCATGGTTGCGCTAGGATGCAACAGTCCGCGCTATCTCGAAGATTACGCGGCGTTGGGAACCTCGCCGGGCGCCTGCCACCATTGCCACACTGGTCGTTGCCCGGTTGGCATTGCGACGCAGGATGAAAGTCTCGAAGCTCGTATGAACCCTAATGCAGGGGCAGAGCGCATTGCGCGCTATCTGACGGCCATGACCATGGAGATTACAGCGCTTGCGAAAGCCTGCGGAAAGTCCTCGGTACACAATCTGGAAACCGAAGACTTGCGTGCGCTTAGCTTTCAAGCGTCAGCTTTCACTGGGGTGAAAATGGCTGGAATTGACAGGGCTTTTGACTGGTGA
- a CDS encoding type 1 glutamine amidotransferase: MPRTSQQIQEWIAPHLPEAEFVVVGVVDGEPLPDESDFDGAIVGGSEFGVYDDTDWMQPLRAFLDRCREIRKPVFGICFGHQIMADVYGGRAEKVEVGNVVGARPFNYGGDSVDAYVWHQDQVTSIPDSARVTGSAGHCPVGALDYDFPARSVQFHPEYKAHHLRDLFTRGREVLLSATEADDGMSSVSAAIVPDDIAALQAVELFRGTYVPEQ; the protein is encoded by the coding sequence ATGCCGCGGACTTCACAGCAGATTCAGGAGTGGATCGCCCCACACCTACCGGAAGCCGAGTTCGTAGTAGTCGGGGTCGTTGATGGAGAACCGCTCCCGGACGAGAGCGATTTCGACGGCGCTATAGTCGGCGGATCTGAATTTGGCGTTTATGATGACACGGATTGGATGCAGCCGCTACGTGCCTTCCTGGACCGTTGTCGAGAAATCCGAAAACCAGTCTTTGGTATCTGTTTCGGACATCAGATCATGGCTGACGTCTATGGTGGTCGGGCCGAGAAAGTCGAGGTAGGCAATGTCGTTGGCGCACGGCCCTTCAACTATGGCGGAGATAGCGTGGATGCATATGTCTGGCATCAGGATCAGGTAACAAGCATTCCGGACTCGGCTCGGGTGACCGGATCAGCGGGCCACTGTCCAGTTGGTGCACTGGATTATGATTTTCCTGCCCGCTCTGTTCAGTTTCATCCCGAATACAAGGCGCATCACTTGCGCGATCTGTTCACCAGAGGTCGAGAGGTGCTTTTGTCAGCTACGGAAGCGGATGATGGGATGTCCTCGGTCAGCGCGGCAATTGTGCCCGACGATATTGCAGCGCTTCAAGCAGTAGAGCTTTTTCGCGGTACATACGTCCCTGAGCAATAA
- a CDS encoding glutamine amidotransferase — protein MCGIAGRILAAPGKVGADLVDLMDAQEHRGADSTGFAVYGLPRETGYVLRGMGFDKSQQDADLSAFETILREHGSSFLSDPQIVTDQSRHYCFRMEISDPRNLQAWVADADELTDRIEVQSCGRSLEIIKDIGGAEAVAEKHGVRDMIGTHGLGHARLATESSVLPNASHPFWARPFSDVAIVHNGQITDYFTWRDKLTRMGYRFLTENDSELIAVWVSDQMKAGLTMEQALKKSITSIDGVFTYMIATPNGIGFAKDRFAMKPLVVVNRNGDLAAATEEQAVRRVMTEECDVINYDGPSLTGIWGVGNRSLAA, from the coding sequence ATGTGTGGAATTGCTGGTAGAATACTGGCCGCGCCCGGGAAGGTTGGGGCGGATCTTGTTGACCTGATGGATGCGCAGGAACATCGAGGCGCCGACAGCACTGGCTTCGCCGTTTATGGTTTGCCACGAGAAACGGGATACGTTTTACGCGGAATGGGATTCGACAAGTCTCAACAGGATGCGGATCTCTCCGCGTTTGAAACGATATTGCGTGAACACGGAAGCAGCTTTCTGTCTGACCCCCAAATCGTAACGGACCAAAGTCGTCACTATTGCTTTCGGATGGAAATTTCAGACCCAAGGAATCTTCAAGCCTGGGTCGCAGACGCGGATGAGCTGACAGACCGCATTGAAGTACAATCCTGCGGCCGTAGTCTTGAGATCATCAAGGATATTGGTGGTGCCGAAGCCGTGGCAGAAAAGCACGGCGTTCGCGATATGATAGGAACACATGGGCTGGGGCATGCGCGGCTTGCTACGGAAAGTTCGGTATTGCCTAACGCATCGCATCCGTTCTGGGCGCGCCCATTTTCGGATGTCGCGATCGTACATAACGGGCAGATCACCGATTACTTCACCTGGCGCGATAAGCTGACCCGAATGGGTTATCGGTTCTTGACTGAGAATGACAGCGAGTTGATTGCCGTGTGGGTCAGCGACCAGATGAAGGCGGGCCTGACCATGGAGCAGGCGCTAAAGAAGTCCATTACCTCTATCGATGGTGTGTTTACCTACATGATCGCAACGCCAAACGGGATTGGGTTTGCCAAAGACCGATTTGCAATGAAGCCTCTGGTCGTCGTCAACCGCAATGGCGATCTGGCGGCTGCGACCGAAGAACAAGCGGTCCGCCGGGTGATGACCGAGGAATGCGATGTGATCAACTACGACGGCCCGTCGCTGACCGGTATCTGGGGCGTCGGAAACCGGAGTTTGGCGGCATGA
- a CDS encoding glutamate synthase yields MNEVAAKMDEIVIEVGKRHIREVNREIMEACTMGRPIRVVDTLSRHNLGVGLPDNVDITFEGSVGYYCGGLNTGANITIERNCGWAVGEGMAKGHITVGGYAGMSCGAAMIGGTIHVKGDAGPRVGVAMKGGNIVVEGKIGYQSGFMAHSGRIIALGGAGESCADALWEGEVWVAGEVDSLGVDVDVIEPTAEEVAEVDAILDPLGLVDSSRNWRKMVSGQRLWYFESRDASAWLMI; encoded by the coding sequence ATGAATGAGGTGGCTGCAAAGATGGATGAGATCGTCATCGAAGTCGGCAAGCGACATATCCGCGAGGTCAATCGTGAGATAATGGAAGCCTGCACAATGGGTCGGCCGATCCGCGTGGTAGATACGCTGTCTCGTCATAATTTGGGCGTGGGTCTGCCAGACAATGTGGATATCACATTTGAGGGCTCTGTGGGGTACTACTGCGGCGGCCTCAATACCGGGGCGAACATCACAATTGAGCGCAATTGTGGGTGGGCCGTTGGCGAAGGTATGGCCAAAGGGCACATCACTGTCGGTGGCTATGCCGGTATGTCCTGTGGTGCTGCGATGATCGGCGGCACGATCCATGTCAAAGGCGATGCGGGTCCAAGGGTGGGCGTTGCGATGAAAGGTGGAAACATCGTCGTCGAAGGAAAGATTGGCTATCAGTCCGGCTTCATGGCGCATTCCGGTCGGATCATAGCGCTTGGCGGAGCGGGGGAATCCTGTGCTGATGCGCTTTGGGAAGGTGAGGTCTGGGTAGCTGGCGAGGTCGACAGCCTGGGTGTGGATGTCGACGTGATCGAACCGACTGCTGAAGAAGTGGCCGAGGTCGATGCGATCCTCGACCCGCTCGGGCTTGTCGACAGTTCGCGAAATTGGCGCAAAATGGTTTCGGGCCAGCGTCTTTGGTATTTTGAAAGCAGGGACGCAAGCGCATGGCTCATGATCTGA
- a CDS encoding GntR family transcriptional regulator: MALKQIKTQRRRLADEVYDQLVEAIMSREITGEDRLVQEKLAAELNISRTPVREALMRLETEGVLEVAASGGFRLARMDQTEVRQLYQARAAIEGQAARILAVHAEPEVLDRLRELIRREEDLSQPTTRDYFIANRRIHRAFMVEAGNKFLIDMFDMIWGKAMAFHLFSAIENVDISKSLGNHLTLVDAIATGDVTEALETFTSHIQEGFDLQIEGLKEADNG, from the coding sequence GTGGCTCTGAAACAAATCAAAACACAACGCAGACGCCTGGCGGACGAGGTCTATGACCAACTGGTCGAAGCCATCATGAGTCGCGAGATCACCGGTGAAGATCGGCTGGTGCAGGAAAAGCTGGCCGCCGAGTTGAACATCAGCAGGACGCCCGTACGCGAAGCGCTCATGCGGTTGGAGACTGAAGGCGTGTTGGAAGTGGCCGCCAGCGGCGGATTTCGATTGGCGCGCATGGACCAGACCGAGGTGCGGCAACTATACCAGGCACGTGCCGCGATCGAAGGACAAGCCGCGCGCATACTTGCGGTACACGCAGAACCAGAGGTGCTGGATCGATTGCGTGAACTCATTCGTCGCGAAGAAGATCTGAGCCAGCCAACGACCCGAGACTATTTTATCGCAAACCGACGCATTCATCGTGCCTTCATGGTTGAGGCGGGCAACAAATTTCTTATCGATATGTTCGATATGATCTGGGGCAAAGCGATGGCGTTCCATCTGTTTTCAGCGATTGAGAATGTTGATATCTCCAAATCGCTCGGAAACCACCTGACGCTAGTTGACGCGATAGCGACGGGTGATGTCACCGAAGCGCTGGAAACTTTCACCAGCCACATTCAGGAAGGTTTCGACCTTCAGATCGAAGGTCTGAAAGAAGCGGATAACGGTTAA
- a CDS encoding GMP synthase: MVTFSHSLARIAVWNLAGFNPVNTSLGILASSDRVTHQIEGLALLDAELITLVEVSPIEHIDRLALGLADKGLDYQVKILPQPNGNIHIGFLHKPGVSVTGLQLIDGSEGDDPGGRQALIADVEVGKFKAKLIAVHLKSGRDRPEQQIRDSQCKIIGDKIAEIRSTPGLTQRTILLMGDFNMIPGQDVSNFHHLGGDDMMDFVSCWDLQDRFSHILDRGRANLLDGFAVSRTYSTDYVRGSLRLFPMHWTMNMGREAFKDEVSDHLPFVASFRIF; encoded by the coding sequence ATGGTTACATTTTCACACAGCCTCGCGCGTATTGCCGTCTGGAATCTGGCCGGCTTCAATCCGGTGAACACAAGTCTGGGTATTCTAGCCAGCAGTGACCGAGTCACCCATCAAATCGAAGGGCTGGCCCTGCTGGACGCCGAACTGATCACTCTGGTCGAGGTCAGCCCCATCGAACATATTGATCGGCTTGCCTTGGGTCTGGCCGATAAGGGGCTGGACTATCAGGTCAAGATCCTGCCGCAGCCCAACGGCAATATCCATATCGGGTTTCTGCACAAACCGGGGGTCTCGGTGACAGGTTTGCAGCTGATCGACGGCTCGGAAGGTGACGATCCCGGCGGACGTCAGGCCCTGATCGCCGATGTCGAGGTCGGCAAATTCAAGGCCAAGCTGATCGCTGTGCATCTTAAATCCGGACGAGACCGGCCCGAGCAGCAGATACGTGACAGCCAATGCAAGATCATCGGTGATAAGATCGCTGAAATCCGCTCGACCCCCGGTCTGACACAACGCACGATTCTGCTGATGGGCGACTTCAACATGATCCCCGGTCAGGACGTCAGCAATTTCCACCATCTTGGTGGGGATGACATGATGGACTTTGTTTCGTGCTGGGATCTGCAAGACCGATTTTCGCATATTCTGGATAGGGGTCGCGCCAATTTACTGGACGGTTTTGCCGTATCACGCACTTATTCCACCGATTATGTCCGCGGCAGCTTGCGACTGTTTCCAATGCACTGGACCATGAATATGGGGCGCGAGGCGTTCAAGGATGAGGTGTCGGATCATCTGCCATTTGTCGCCAGCTTTCGTATTTTCTGA
- a CDS encoding LysR family transcriptional regulator has protein sequence MSVAPKRPKGPPLNAMRAFEAAARHVSFVAAAEELNVSPGAISQHVKALEGWAGAPLFRRNAQGVELTPQGQSLVAVFTTAFDQMGDAARALRNLKPNADFHIAALPAVAQLWLPKRLRRIRECFPHINFSVTALETPPSLSREMFDLAIFFATLDEAPDQIVLCEDETQPVCAPALLDRVTGNNGFQGTPLLHDQTWSSDWSTWSRSTGCEVPDVKTGPQFSLYSLAVEEAKAAAGVLMGHLCLLEEPLKSGALVTAHAQSCPTGRALAVQVPVASRRRPETDQVIALLSD, from the coding sequence ATGAGTGTCGCCCCCAAACGCCCCAAGGGACCTCCGCTGAATGCAATGAGGGCGTTCGAGGCCGCGGCGCGGCATGTCAGCTTTGTCGCGGCGGCGGAAGAGTTGAACGTCTCACCGGGGGCGATCTCGCAACATGTAAAGGCGTTGGAGGGTTGGGCAGGTGCGCCGCTGTTTCGCCGCAACGCGCAAGGGGTTGAACTGACGCCCCAAGGTCAATCACTTGTCGCTGTCTTCACCACAGCCTTTGATCAGATGGGCGATGCCGCTCGGGCCTTGCGAAACCTTAAACCAAATGCCGATTTTCACATCGCCGCTTTGCCTGCTGTTGCCCAACTCTGGTTGCCCAAACGATTGCGCCGGATCAGAGAGTGTTTTCCGCATATCAATTTTTCGGTCACGGCGCTGGAAACACCACCCAGCCTGTCGCGTGAGATGTTCGATTTGGCGATCTTCTTCGCGACCTTGGACGAAGCACCTGACCAAATTGTGCTGTGCGAGGATGAAACCCAACCGGTTTGCGCGCCTGCTCTGCTGGATCGGGTGACCGGCAACAACGGGTTTCAGGGCACTCCCTTGTTGCACGATCAGACGTGGAGCAGCGATTGGTCCACATGGTCGCGAAGCACAGGTTGTGAGGTCCCAGATGTCAAAACTGGTCCGCAGTTTTCGCTTTACAGCCTTGCCGTGGAAGAGGCCAAGGCCGCAGCTGGCGTGCTAATGGGGCACCTATGCTTACTCGAAGAGCCATTGAAATCTGGTGCACTCGTAACGGCCCACGCGCAATCCTGCCCGACAGGGCGTGCTCTAGCGGTTCAAGTGCCAGTGGCATCGCGACGAAGACCCGAAACCGATCAAGTCATCGCCTTGTTGTCAGATTGA